The sequence TAATGAACCAGAATTTTAAATGCAAAATAAAAATGTCaatgaaataagaaaaaaacagtCACATTCTAGCTAGCTCGAATTTTCAAGGAATTAATAGGCTTTGTTCATTCTAtcatttatttcattttgttttcaGTTCTTATCAATACGATACGAGATATTGTTGTCGTCAATAGATTAGCTCAATGTTGTTGTCACTTCGTCCCTGATCCCAGGATTTATCTCCACCGATATTGGGGAACGTCAGGGATGGTCCCACACTCCCATGTCATCATCCAGCTGCTCCGTCCATTCCACCTATATAGCCAAAGATGATATGATCAACGACTTGTCTCCTCAAGATACAAATTGAAGTCAGATAAATAATGTTAAGAAACGGATAGAATGACTCGTGCTGGATGTAAAAAGCCGTAGTTGTAATTGGACCTGGTAGGGCACATTATGTCCTTTTCCTTTACCTTACGCCTCCGAGCCCACTTGCTGACTTAAATTACATTTAGCTTTATATGGTTCAATGTTATCATATCTACTTATCAGAATAAATAAGCGATCCATCGTCGTGGGAGAGTCCAAGAGACATATGCCCCTTCAACAATTTTATTGGTCGTACCCTTAAAATTCATCTCCTAATCCACGCACTTTGTATTGTCTACGGTATTACGTCATCCACTATAAATACTTTTAACAAAgagaaattaaattaatatttgattatatCTCTTGTTTGTTGATTCCCTTCCACACATGTCGGATCTTACTTACGTAATTAGTAATATACGTTTTTAAGGTTTATAATTTCATTGACTTCAGAGTATTGGTCCAACTCAAACGGAGGTATAGTAAGGATTGTAATGCAAGCAAATGAAAGAGTCAAAATGTCGATACTTGGGGAAGATTGGGCTGCAAAGCTTGAGACGTTCCGGTTAGCTACACCGATTTGCATGCAGGTTTTCAGACAAGATAACTCTGTAACTATATACAGTATAacttctttaaattaatactctataaattaatatacactaaaaatctctataaattaatataattttatagttttaaattgagttttttgttcaattagtatatccataaattaatatctctataaattaataaaaaaatataatatttgtgtaatcccaatattattaatttatagaggtttcactgtaTATCTGATTCTTTAATTACAGAGTTTGTGTTGAACAACATCTTTAGATTTTGTGTTTAAATATGTCTTGGGATTTAATTATTGTGCTGATTTTGGATGCTTAGGTTTTGATTTGTTAAACAACTTCCATAGAAGAAATAAGGTAATTAATATTGAAgccaaaagaaataaaacaaggatatatataataattgttATGTTTGTGAATAATACAAGAAGCAAAAataaacagaaaacaaaaaaatcgtAATCGGTCAAGAATCAAAATGCTGtaagaaaaaaactcaaaaacagAATTTCAAATTTTCTGTATTCCCTCTTAGTTAAACGCTCCACAGTCACGACGAATGTTACCATTGTGTCCAGTTTTAACGCCAACGCGGCCAAGCTTGGTCATAGCTTTAACAAAGGCGGCGTTGAAAGCAGCTGAGTTCTTGGCCCAAGAGTCAACGGTGGGCCTAGAGCGACGATTGGTGTAGAGAACTTGGTCGGAAGTGAAGAGTCCTTTGCCTTGTTGGAGATTCCTGAAGTAAATGTTGTCTAACTTCTTTGGAGTGATTGGGTCAATGTTAATAGCGATTCTTGGGTCAACGTTCTTGGGACAAGCCAATCGAAGGTCCTTAGCGTAGCCTTTATTTAGAGTTGGATCAATGATATGTGTGCGGTTGAAGTTGTAGATTCTGTTGAATACTTTGCTACAATGGGCGAATCCGAGGGTGTGAGCCGCTGCATGGAGAAGTTTGAAAaggtttaaattaaatgtattttgatgatctaaataatgttttttaatttgttagGAATCTCACTTTTCACTTTAAGAAGTAGTGAAATATATCAATATTTAATGTTAATATTATTACCTGAAAGAGCGATCATATCCTCTTGAGTAAGTTTGTTTTTGGCAAAGAGCTTGTTGAGTTTGTCAACGTTATCATTTGGTCCTGGCAAGTTTCCGTGGACGCTGGCAGCTGTAGACTCCAAACCGTCACGCCTTCCGAGTTCCACCGGGTACGACGGTCCTTCAGCCTAAATCACATCCAAAAAGCTACTTTTTATATATCGTGTACACTTGTGCATTTTGTTGGTTATAATTAAGGAGAATGTTTTGTCTATAGTTTCTTTAAGATTGATAAATGACTTTATATAACTCACCGCGACAACCACATCGCGGGTGGCTAGGGCAAGGATATCAGCACAAGAAACTTTGTTTCTACAGCTTGGGATTGCGTCAAGAGCTTTCTTGGCTTTGATCACAACATCAAATCCGTCTCCGGCCAAAGACACGTTGTCTGGATGATCCTTCTCGGCCTTGTTGTTAGGCGTTGATTGAATCATGACCGACGCATCACATCCCTATATATAACAAGCAACATGTAAGTAAGTAAGTAACCCATATT comes from Brassica rapa cultivar Chiifu-401-42 chromosome A02, CAAS_Brap_v3.01, whole genome shotgun sequence and encodes:
- the LOC103855328 gene encoding LOW QUALITY PROTEIN: peroxidase 73 (The sequence of the model RefSeq protein was modified relative to this genomic sequence to represent the inferred CDS: inserted 1 base in 1 codon) → MARLGLVLAMALCLTISVFPDTTTAQLNXNFYGKSCPNVEAIVRKIVQQKVKETFVTIPATLRLFFHDCFVNGCDASVMIQSTPNNKAEKDHPDNVSLAGDGFDVVIKAKKALDAIPSCRNKVSCADILALATRDVVVAAEGPSYPVELGRRDGLESTAASVHGNLPGPNDNVDKLNKLFAKNKLTQEDMIALSAAHTLGFAHCSKVFNRIYNFNRTHIIDPTLNKGYAKDLRLACPKNVDPRIAINIDPITPKKLDNIYFRNLQQGKGLFTSDQVLYTNRRSRPTVDSWAKNSAAFNAAFVKAMTKLGRVGVKTGHNGNIRRDCGAFN